One Cryobacterium psychrophilum DNA segment encodes these proteins:
- a CDS encoding endonuclease/exonuclease/phosphatase family protein, protein MKVISYNLRKNRASGELIALSERYDPDLLCLQECDTRELPEEVGLLHLADSTVRNRLGLAIYYRKDRFTSEHTKTFALKKSLHDRLLTPAHERLIGTRLTDLVASRELIVASFHAAPLTAMNSLRRNQIRTAHEELHELGPGLPTLMVGDYNYPMFKGRLGDTVNKSGYDLTLSDTSTYTRYKFFSGHFDLATSIGLTIENVETLPIGSSDHLPILVTSSYGDEPHNQTDIPASLAESERSPGDDAV, encoded by the coding sequence TCATCGCCTTGTCTGAGCGCTACGATCCCGATCTGCTCTGCCTGCAGGAGTGTGACACCCGCGAGTTGCCCGAGGAGGTGGGCCTCCTGCATCTGGCCGACTCGACCGTGCGCAACCGGCTTGGCCTGGCGATCTACTACCGCAAGGACCGGTTCACCTCGGAGCACACCAAGACCTTCGCGTTGAAGAAATCCCTGCACGACCGGCTGCTGACCCCGGCGCACGAGCGCCTCATCGGCACTCGGTTGACGGACCTCGTCGCGAGCCGCGAGCTCATCGTCGCATCCTTCCACGCCGCGCCGCTCACCGCGATGAATTCCCTGCGCCGCAACCAGATCCGCACGGCGCATGAGGAACTGCACGAACTCGGCCCGGGGCTGCCGACGCTGATGGTGGGTGACTACAACTACCCCATGTTCAAAGGCCGCCTCGGCGACACGGTGAACAAGTCCGGCTACGACCTCACCCTGAGCGACACGAGCACCTATACCCGGTACAAGTTCTTCAGCGGTCACTTCGACCTGGCGACCTCTATCGGGCTGACCATCGAGAACGTCGAGACGCTGCCCATCGGCAGCTCAGACCACCTGCCCATCCTGGTCACGTCGTCCTATGGCGACGAGCCTCACAACCAGACGGATATCCCGGCCAGCCTCGCCGAGTCGGAGCGTTCCCCGGGTGACGACGCCGTCTGA
- a CDS encoding NAD(P)H-quinone oxidoreductase encodes MRAILVTSPGGPEALSLETVADLPVGPRDIRILVAAAGVNRADVAQRQGSYPSPAGAPQWPGLEVSGTVTEVGAEATLFAIGDRVCALLPGGGYATEAVVHEELALPVPDAVDLVDAAALPEALATVWSNVFLSAGLAAGETLLVHGGGSGIGTTAIQLARLAGARVAVTAGSAEKLAVCASLGAEILINYRDQDFVAEIKAATDGHGADVILDILGGSYAARNVAALAVDGRIMVIGNQSGEDAVFNPFHLMQKRGRYWGTTLRARPFAEKAAIMRALRADVWPWLETASLRPVIDSRFSFAEAAAAHRRMEASAHVGKIVLVP; translated from the coding sequence ATGCGCGCCATCCTTGTCACCAGCCCCGGAGGGCCCGAAGCCCTCTCCCTCGAAACCGTCGCCGATCTGCCCGTCGGGCCGCGGGACATCCGCATTCTGGTGGCCGCCGCGGGCGTGAACCGGGCCGATGTTGCCCAGCGGCAGGGTTCCTACCCCTCGCCGGCCGGGGCGCCGCAGTGGCCCGGGCTCGAGGTGTCGGGAACCGTGACCGAGGTCGGCGCCGAAGCCACACTGTTCGCGATCGGTGACCGGGTGTGTGCGCTGCTGCCCGGCGGCGGATACGCCACCGAGGCGGTGGTGCACGAGGAACTCGCCCTGCCCGTTCCCGACGCTGTTGACCTCGTCGACGCGGCCGCCCTGCCGGAGGCGCTGGCCACCGTGTGGTCGAACGTCTTCCTGAGCGCGGGCCTCGCCGCCGGCGAAACGCTGCTCGTGCACGGTGGCGGCAGCGGCATCGGCACCACGGCCATTCAGCTGGCCCGCCTGGCCGGCGCCCGGGTGGCAGTGACCGCCGGCTCCGCGGAGAAGCTCGCCGTGTGCGCGAGCCTCGGCGCCGAAATCCTCATCAACTACCGCGACCAGGACTTCGTGGCCGAGATCAAGGCCGCGACCGACGGACATGGCGCCGACGTGATCCTCGACATCCTCGGCGGCTCCTACGCGGCCCGCAACGTGGCCGCGCTTGCGGTCGACGGCCGCATCATGGTGATCGGCAACCAGAGCGGCGAAGACGCCGTCTTCAACCCGTTCCACCTCATGCAGAAGCGCGGACGCTACTGGGGCACCACGCTGCGTGCCCGCCCGTTCGCCGAGAAGGCCGCGATCATGCGGGCGCTGCGAGCGGATGTCTGGCCCTGGCTCGAAACCGCAAGCCTTCGCCCCGTGATCGACAGCCGGTTCTCCTTCGCCGAGGCCGCGGCGGCGCACCGCCGGATGGAGGCATCCGCTCACGTGGGAAAGATCGTGCTGGTCCCCTGA
- a CDS encoding TetR/AcrR family transcriptional regulator, translating to MSENERIERILTAAYVCFTRHGVRRTTMEDIAREADMSRPAVYQYVSNKPDAFRRLTERMLGGALADARAAAGASGTPAERLTGVLEAKLDLVLTVWRDSPAHAAELLGADSQLSAGLLESYTAAMRELLRQTAGDIVPTAEAPEFAELLLAFTRGLEADLAHPGLAAERLRRGVTLLVAGLGSPAGAPGNPTTVAASATTSLQETS from the coding sequence ATGTCAGAGAATGAGCGCATCGAGCGGATTCTCACCGCCGCGTACGTCTGCTTCACCCGCCACGGTGTGCGCCGCACCACCATGGAGGATATCGCCCGCGAGGCCGACATGTCCCGCCCGGCCGTCTACCAATACGTCAGCAACAAGCCGGACGCGTTCCGTCGCCTCACCGAACGAATGCTCGGCGGCGCCCTGGCCGACGCGCGCGCCGCCGCCGGAGCATCCGGCACACCCGCCGAACGGCTGACCGGCGTGCTCGAAGCCAAACTCGACCTCGTACTCACCGTGTGGCGGGACAGCCCGGCTCACGCCGCCGAGCTGCTCGGCGCGGATTCCCAGCTGTCCGCTGGGCTGCTCGAGAGCTACACCGCGGCCATGCGTGAGCTGCTCAGGCAGACAGCCGGCGACATTGTGCCGACCGCTGAGGCGCCCGAATTCGCCGAACTGCTACTGGCCTTCACCCGCGGCCTCGAAGCCGACCTCGCCCACCCCGGCCTGGCTGCGGAGCGCCTGCGTCGCGGTGTGACCCTGCTCGTGGCCGGCCTCGGCAGCCCGGCCGGCGCCCCGGGAAACCCCACGACCGTCGCGGCCTCCGCGACCACATCCCTCCAGGAGACCTCATGA
- a CDS encoding oxidoreductase, producing MTITTAVLITGTSSGIGRATAERLARRPDLAVYATARHVETLDDLARAGARILPLDVTDEASMRAAVDVVEAAHGAVGVLINNAGYGTYGTIEETDLDAVRTQFETNVFGLARMTQLVLPGMRAAGVGRIVNVGSMGGRLVFPVGGYYHASKYAVEALTDALRFEVAPFGVKVSLIEPGLIRTAFSAAVAGTLAKSATPSGPYAGLNASADQQMADGYGSDLLTASADAVAKVIEKAALAARPRARYLITPAAKFLVHTRQLLGSRVFDAYLRKQFRSDAAPLSLSPLKIYR from the coding sequence ATGACCATCACCACCGCCGTGCTCATCACCGGAACGTCTTCGGGGATTGGCCGGGCCACCGCCGAGCGGCTCGCTCGCCGACCCGACCTCGCCGTGTACGCTACCGCCCGCCACGTGGAAACCCTCGACGATCTCGCCCGGGCGGGTGCCCGCATCCTGCCGCTCGACGTCACCGACGAGGCATCGATGCGGGCCGCCGTCGACGTGGTCGAGGCCGCGCATGGCGCCGTCGGCGTGCTGATCAACAACGCCGGCTACGGCACCTACGGCACCATCGAGGAGACCGACCTCGACGCCGTGCGCACCCAGTTCGAGACCAACGTGTTCGGCCTCGCCCGCATGACGCAGCTCGTTCTGCCCGGCATGCGCGCCGCCGGCGTCGGCCGCATCGTGAACGTGGGTTCCATGGGTGGCCGGCTGGTCTTCCCCGTGGGCGGCTACTACCACGCGAGCAAGTACGCGGTGGAGGCTCTCACCGATGCGCTGCGCTTCGAGGTGGCGCCGTTCGGCGTGAAGGTGAGTCTGATCGAGCCGGGTCTCATCCGCACCGCCTTCAGCGCCGCCGTGGCGGGCACCCTCGCGAAAAGCGCCACCCCGTCGGGCCCCTACGCGGGACTGAACGCCTCCGCCGACCAGCAAATGGCCGACGGGTACGGCTCCGACCTGCTGACTGCCTCAGCGGATGCCGTGGCGAAAGTCATCGAAAAGGCGGCGCTCGCCGCCCGCCCGCGGGCTCGCTACCTGATAACCCCGGCCGCGAAGTTTCTCGTGCACACTCGCCAGCTGCTCGGCTCGAGGGTCTTCGACGCCTACCTGCGCAAGCAGTTTCGCAGCGACGCCGCACCCCTATCGCTTTCTCCCTTAAAGATATATCGTTGA
- a CDS encoding PadR family transcriptional regulator, translating to MAGSYTSGGFGGGNPAEGMWQAMEQLRSSFEKRAGTRMGRGDVRAAVLALLAEQPMHGYQIIHEIEERSGGSWKPSAGSVYPTLQLLADEGLITAEESNGRKTYTLTDAGREMSAEADASAPWETTGQADGNRFTALPKAGVELAQAATQVGRTGSPEQIKQAVTVLDEARRRLYSILAQD from the coding sequence ATGGCAGGTTCGTACACATCTGGCGGGTTCGGCGGCGGCAATCCGGCCGAGGGAATGTGGCAGGCAATGGAGCAGCTGCGCTCCAGTTTCGAGAAGCGCGCGGGCACCCGTATGGGTCGCGGTGACGTGCGCGCGGCGGTGCTCGCCCTGCTCGCGGAGCAGCCGATGCACGGCTACCAGATCATCCACGAGATCGAGGAGCGCAGCGGCGGCAGCTGGAAGCCCAGCGCCGGATCGGTCTACCCGACGCTGCAGCTACTGGCCGACGAGGGCCTCATCACCGCCGAGGAGTCCAACGGCCGCAAGACCTACACGCTCACTGACGCGGGTCGAGAAATGTCCGCCGAGGCCGATGCGTCGGCTCCGTGGGAGACCACGGGCCAGGCAGACGGCAACAGGTTCACCGCTCTGCCCAAGGCGGGCGTTGAGCTCGCACAGGCGGCGACTCAGGTGGGACGTACGGGCTCTCCGGAGCAGATCAAGCAGGCCGTGACGGTTCTCGACGAGGCGCGTCGTCGGCTGTACTCGATCCTCGCTCAGGACTGA
- a CDS encoding ABC1 kinase family protein, with the protein MPGTGDTRNRYRRIVRFAGWNLAVTWWFELFLPRIGLAKVAERTRSKRMLRFARRFRVLAVDLGGLMIKVGQFMSSRLDVLPPEITKELEGLQDEVPPVPFPAIRTLAEAELGAPLQQVFTTLDETPVAAASLGQAHRARLAPLAAADTGLDAVVLKVQRPGIDEIIDIDLAALRRVAGWLTHVRLVSDRVDARALVEEFAQTSLEEIDYLKEAASSERFAADFADDDRVGVPAVVWERTTRRVLTLEDVTAIKITDTEALLAAGIDPKEVAPVFASVMFDQLFTNGFFHADPHPGNIFVTPVADGQSGIPWKLTFIDFGMMGQVPANTRSSLRQLLIATASRDGKALVAAIRDVGVLLPSADTTELERAMVQLFARFGGMGFAELREVDPREFREFGLQFGDVVRSLPFQLPENFLLVIRAMSLTSGVCSALDPAFNLWDSVEPYAAQLIRDERGNVVQDVAKQALATASVAWRLPKRLDSLVTSFEEGSVAVASPGLERRVARLESTARRLMSVVLFGALLIAGAVLQANDAVFGTVLMVGSIVPLLVALLASRRIP; encoded by the coding sequence ATGCCCGGCACCGGGGACACCCGTAACCGCTACCGTCGCATCGTGCGTTTTGCCGGCTGGAATCTTGCCGTCACCTGGTGGTTCGAGTTGTTCCTGCCTCGCATCGGCCTCGCCAAGGTGGCCGAACGCACGCGATCGAAGCGGATGCTGCGCTTCGCTCGGCGTTTTCGTGTGCTCGCGGTCGACCTCGGCGGGCTGATGATCAAGGTCGGTCAGTTCATGTCGTCACGGCTCGACGTGCTGCCACCCGAGATCACGAAAGAACTCGAGGGGCTGCAGGACGAGGTGCCCCCCGTGCCCTTCCCGGCGATCCGCACGCTCGCCGAGGCTGAGCTGGGCGCGCCGCTCCAACAGGTGTTCACGACGTTGGACGAGACGCCGGTTGCCGCGGCATCCCTCGGGCAGGCGCACCGAGCCCGGCTCGCCCCGCTTGCGGCGGCCGACACCGGGCTCGATGCGGTGGTGCTCAAGGTGCAACGGCCGGGCATCGACGAAATCATCGATATCGACCTCGCGGCCCTGCGAAGGGTAGCCGGGTGGCTCACCCACGTGCGGCTCGTGTCCGACCGGGTCGACGCGCGTGCGCTCGTCGAGGAATTCGCGCAGACGAGCCTGGAGGAGATCGATTATCTGAAGGAGGCGGCGAGCTCCGAGCGTTTCGCGGCAGATTTCGCCGATGACGACCGAGTGGGCGTTCCCGCCGTCGTCTGGGAGCGAACCACCCGGCGTGTGCTCACCCTGGAGGATGTGACGGCGATCAAGATCACGGATACGGAGGCGCTTCTCGCGGCGGGCATCGACCCGAAGGAGGTGGCCCCTGTCTTCGCGTCGGTCATGTTCGACCAGCTGTTCACGAATGGTTTCTTCCACGCTGATCCGCACCCGGGCAACATATTTGTCACCCCGGTTGCCGACGGGCAGAGCGGAATCCCGTGGAAGCTGACGTTCATCGATTTCGGCATGATGGGTCAGGTTCCCGCCAACACACGCAGCAGCCTTCGGCAGCTGCTGATCGCAACCGCCTCGCGTGACGGCAAGGCCCTGGTGGCTGCGATCCGCGACGTGGGTGTGCTGCTGCCCTCGGCTGATACTACGGAGCTCGAGCGAGCGATGGTGCAGCTCTTCGCTCGGTTCGGTGGCATGGGCTTCGCCGAACTGCGTGAGGTGGACCCGCGGGAGTTCCGCGAGTTCGGTCTGCAGTTCGGAGACGTGGTGCGGTCGTTGCCGTTTCAGCTTCCCGAGAACTTTCTGCTCGTCATCCGGGCGATGTCGCTCACGTCTGGGGTGTGCAGCGCACTCGATCCTGCGTTCAACCTCTGGGACTCCGTCGAGCCCTACGCAGCGCAGCTCATTCGCGATGAGCGCGGCAACGTCGTGCAGGACGTCGCGAAGCAGGCTCTCGCAACCGCCAGCGTCGCCTGGCGTCTGCCGAAACGGCTGGATTCGCTCGTCACCAGTTTCGAAGAAGGCTCAGTGGCGGTCGCGAGTCCGGGCCTTGAGCGACGGGTTGCCCGGTTGGAGAGCACCGCGCGGCGACTGATGTCGGTGGTTCTCTTCGGCGCTCTGCTCATCGCCGGCGCCGTGCTCCAGGCCAATGACGCGGTGTTTGGCACGGTGCTGATGGTCGGGTCGATCGTTCCGCTGCTGGTCGCACTGTTGGCCAGTCGCCGCATCCCCTGA
- a CDS encoding plasmid pRiA4b ORF-3 family protein — MTPQPTEPPSSDPAAVIDFAAARLRLRADDQPNDHGWALTDADESHRPLAKKPLPLLTPPVEPMRFTLRIDIVDSAPPIWRRLSLPSNLTLDRLHDVLQAAFGWTDSHLHQFTPADDLHRHEFEGILTPFDLAEGEEGVLESELRLDQLLGAPGDTLSYAYDFGDDWEHLLTLETVEPATTPSAVRCLDGGRQGPREDSGGIHYYDHLIEVATTPGHRDYRQMQDEISAFELWNFRDDIDLDAINRALDRVMNAEQALAWLRAHGGQSPVATLVATVGEDAQRYLAGFLAAARISEPVGVTLDEAKKATAVIRTLLRHVGEGIRLTGAGFLPPAAVIALMAELDPEGRSYGKANREANMPSLFALREVVTGLGLLRKYKGMLVLTKRGVQLRDAPLKLWHYLAQRMPVERTPHGHDSALVLLMLVAAGEAKSLGEMAQLLDVLTSVVGWQVEPTGRYGYSPALRAARGTTYLLTWAGKGSILLGRYSDSLDLPGSALLARATLLVES, encoded by the coding sequence GTGACCCCGCAGCCTACAGAGCCACCGTCTTCTGACCCCGCCGCCGTGATCGACTTCGCGGCGGCCAGACTCAGGCTCCGCGCCGATGACCAGCCGAACGATCACGGGTGGGCGTTGACGGATGCCGACGAATCGCACCGCCCGCTCGCCAAGAAGCCGCTACCGCTTCTGACGCCACCCGTCGAGCCGATGCGCTTCACCCTGCGCATCGACATCGTCGATTCGGCGCCACCGATCTGGCGACGTTTGAGCCTGCCGTCGAACCTCACCCTCGACCGGCTGCACGACGTGCTTCAGGCCGCGTTCGGCTGGACCGACAGTCATCTGCACCAGTTCACGCCCGCCGACGACCTGCACCGCCACGAATTCGAGGGAATCCTCACGCCGTTCGATCTGGCGGAAGGCGAGGAGGGCGTGCTCGAGAGCGAGTTGCGCCTCGACCAGCTGCTCGGGGCGCCGGGGGACACCCTGAGCTACGCCTACGATTTCGGTGATGATTGGGAACACCTGCTCACACTCGAGACGGTCGAACCCGCCACCACGCCCTCCGCCGTGCGTTGCCTCGACGGCGGGCGGCAGGGGCCACGGGAAGACAGCGGCGGCATTCACTATTACGATCACCTCATCGAGGTGGCCACGACCCCTGGTCATCGCGACTACCGGCAGATGCAAGACGAGATTTCCGCGTTCGAGCTGTGGAACTTTCGCGACGACATCGACCTCGATGCGATCAACCGGGCGCTCGACCGCGTGATGAATGCCGAGCAGGCGCTCGCCTGGCTGCGCGCCCACGGAGGCCAGTCGCCGGTGGCCACGCTCGTCGCGACCGTCGGTGAGGACGCGCAGCGGTACCTGGCCGGTTTTCTCGCCGCAGCCCGCATCAGCGAACCGGTCGGGGTCACCTTGGACGAGGCGAAGAAGGCGACCGCAGTGATTCGCACGTTGCTGCGGCACGTGGGGGAGGGCATCCGTCTCACCGGTGCCGGGTTTCTACCGCCTGCGGCCGTCATCGCCCTCATGGCCGAGCTCGACCCGGAGGGCAGGTCGTATGGCAAGGCTAATCGCGAGGCGAATATGCCGTCGCTTTTCGCCCTGCGGGAGGTGGTGACGGGGCTCGGTCTGCTGCGAAAGTACAAGGGCATGCTGGTTCTCACGAAGCGGGGCGTGCAGCTGCGCGATGCGCCACTCAAGCTGTGGCACTACCTGGCCCAGCGGATGCCCGTGGAACGCACTCCGCACGGTCACGACTCCGCGCTGGTGCTTCTCATGTTGGTTGCCGCCGGTGAGGCCAAGTCACTTGGTGAGATGGCGCAGTTGCTCGATGTGCTGACGTCGGTGGTGGGCTGGCAGGTCGAGCCGACGGGTCGCTATGGGTACTCACCAGCGCTGCGCGCGGCGCGTGGCACCACTTATCTGCTGACGTGGGCCGGTAAGGGCAGCATTCTGCTGGGCCGATACTCGGACTCGCTCGACTTGCCCGGGTCGGCATTGCTGGCGCGGGCCACGCTGCTCGTCGAGAGCTAA
- a CDS encoding ice-binding family protein translates to MTTFQQLSTSRKRLLAAALAVTMIGLGTAGFGAAANADPLPQAPVPLGVAGTFAILSQTGVTDVPSSAVTGNVGASPITGAAILLTCPEVTGTIFSVDASGPACKVTNSTLLTTAVGDMGIAYTDAAGRTDPDFVNLGAGEIGGLTLHPGLYKWSTDVSISNDVKLVGGPNDVFIFQISGDITEAAAKNVTLTGGVQAKNVFWQTAGSVSVGTTAHFEGTILSKTLIAMKTGASINGRLLAQTAVTLQSNTVTEPAN, encoded by the coding sequence ATGACCACATTCCAGCAGCTCTCCACCTCGCGCAAACGCCTCCTGGCCGCCGCACTGGCCGTCACCATGATCGGACTCGGCACCGCCGGCTTCGGCGCGGCAGCCAACGCAGACCCGCTCCCCCAGGCGCCCGTGCCCCTCGGCGTTGCCGGCACGTTCGCGATCCTGTCGCAGACCGGCGTGACGGATGTTCCCTCATCCGCTGTCACCGGCAACGTCGGGGCGAGCCCGATCACGGGCGCCGCCATCCTGCTCACCTGCCCGGAGGTGACGGGAACAATCTTCTCGGTCGACGCCTCAGGACCGGCCTGCAAGGTGACGAATTCCACCCTGCTCACGACCGCCGTTGGCGACATGGGCATCGCCTACACCGACGCCGCCGGACGCACAGACCCCGACTTCGTCAACCTCGGCGCCGGTGAGATCGGTGGACTCACCCTCCACCCCGGTCTGTACAAGTGGAGCACCGACGTGTCGATCTCCAACGACGTGAAACTCGTCGGCGGCCCCAACGACGTCTTCATCTTCCAGATCTCCGGCGACATCACCGAGGCCGCCGCCAAAAACGTGACCCTCACGGGCGGCGTTCAGGCCAAGAACGTGTTCTGGCAGACCGCCGGTTCCGTGTCCGTCGGCACCACCGCTCACTTCGAGGGCACCATCCTGAGCAAGACCCTGATCGCCATGAAGACGGGCGCATCGATCAACGGTCGACTGCTGGCCCAGACCGCGGTCACGCTGCAGAGCAACACCGTCACCGAGCCCGCCAACTAG
- a CDS encoding SRPBCC domain-containing protein: protein MTYDFEVSTIDPRVGGTYEAWDGYITGHTVALDPRRRIMQSWRTPDFTDEDLDSEIEVLFEAVAEGTHVTIRHSDVPTLQRSYEEGGWEDSYFVPMRAYFASL from the coding sequence GTGACCTACGACTTCGAAGTATCCACCATCGACCCGCGCGTCGGCGGCACCTATGAGGCCTGGGACGGCTACATCACCGGCCACACCGTGGCCCTCGACCCCAGGCGACGCATCATGCAGAGCTGGCGCACGCCGGACTTCACCGACGAGGACCTCGACTCTGAGATCGAGGTACTGTTCGAGGCCGTCGCGGAGGGCACGCACGTCACGATTCGCCACAGCGACGTGCCCACCCTGCAGCGCAGCTATGAGGAGGGTGGTTGGGAAGACAGCTACTTTGTTCCGATGCGGGCCTACTTCGCGTCACTGTAG
- a CDS encoding nuclease-related domain-containing protein, which yields MTTQAPTMGERFAAQAVIEELLRQHAGMPRRNTFARLFGYSPLGADSVSWYLGAKGEIEVGRILATLPPEWTVFHALPIDKKGTDIDHLVIGPGGVVTINTKNHTGKRIWVAERTMMVSGHKQRYIRNAEFEANQVTTLLRERMPQLPAVQPSIALVSPKSLTVKKRPARVKVIAATGLRRWLLKLPVTLSAADMLELAAIIDAPGTWPPQAFAPTENVRGRFAALDVEVRAARVRSTLWKVTSFVAVFGGFLLVGPQLVTAIIGVLFSGAP from the coding sequence ATGACAACGCAGGCACCAACCATGGGGGAGCGGTTCGCTGCCCAAGCGGTCATTGAAGAATTGCTGCGGCAGCACGCCGGCATGCCGCGGCGGAACACGTTCGCCCGGCTCTTCGGCTACTCGCCGCTCGGTGCCGACAGTGTCAGCTGGTACCTCGGGGCGAAGGGCGAGATCGAGGTCGGCCGAATCCTTGCGACGCTGCCGCCGGAGTGGACGGTCTTCCACGCCCTCCCGATCGATAAGAAGGGCACCGACATCGACCACCTCGTGATCGGCCCCGGCGGCGTCGTGACGATCAACACCAAGAATCACACGGGCAAGCGCATCTGGGTGGCGGAGCGAACCATGATGGTCTCCGGCCACAAGCAGCGATACATTCGCAACGCTGAATTCGAAGCCAACCAAGTCACCACACTGCTCCGAGAACGGATGCCGCAACTTCCGGCCGTGCAGCCCTCGATCGCCCTGGTCAGCCCCAAGTCGCTGACCGTGAAGAAGCGGCCCGCGCGCGTGAAGGTCATTGCCGCGACCGGACTTCGTCGCTGGCTGCTGAAGCTCCCGGTGACGCTCTCCGCCGCCGACATGCTCGAGCTCGCAGCGATCATCGACGCTCCGGGAACCTGGCCGCCGCAGGCCTTCGCGCCCACCGAGAATGTGAGAGGCCGTTTCGCCGCCCTCGACGTGGAGGTGCGTGCGGCCAGGGTGCGCAGCACGCTGTGGAAGGTGACGTCCTTCGTAGCTGTCTTCGGCGGATTCCTGCTGGTCGGGCCGCAGCTCGTGACCGCGATCATCGGTGTGCTGTTTTCCGGCGCCCCATGA
- a CDS encoding exonuclease domain-containing protein: MSGPGFAVIDFETTGLFPNGNDRVIEVAIVHVDELGRIEGHWDTLVNPGRDLGRPDIHRIRAADVMNAPTFDQIASKLVELLAGRVLVAHNANFDTRFLIAELQRAGHWTTSNVVTLCTMQLARDFLPGTGRSLADCCAAYDIELDGAHRASVDAAATARLLGAYVESANDPEFWGGPIIEAFDYRWPGMTPQDIAWYPRPDSAHPMTAASFLARMTHSLPDVAGPAEYVDYLALLDRCLLDRHLSAHEAEALVQLADELGISRHSCEALHLEYFAGLTRIAWEDGILTMDEMADLVDVGNLLDLSLEAISAALEAPTPLASESLAGVDPASAFALQPGDLVVLTGDMTRPREAWEGELLARGFTPWRAVTKKVKLVVAADPDSLSGKARKARDYGIPIVDEAALERMTRNG; the protein is encoded by the coding sequence ATGTCTGGACCGGGATTCGCCGTGATCGACTTTGAGACCACGGGACTCTTCCCGAATGGAAACGACCGGGTCATCGAAGTGGCCATCGTGCATGTGGACGAGCTCGGCCGCATCGAAGGGCACTGGGACACCCTGGTGAACCCGGGCCGGGATCTGGGCCGCCCGGACATTCACCGCATCCGCGCGGCGGATGTGATGAACGCACCCACCTTCGATCAGATCGCATCGAAGCTTGTGGAGCTGCTGGCCGGGCGTGTGCTCGTGGCGCACAACGCGAACTTCGATACGCGCTTTCTGATCGCCGAACTGCAGCGAGCCGGGCACTGGACCACGTCCAACGTGGTCACGCTGTGCACCATGCAACTGGCGCGCGATTTCCTCCCCGGCACGGGTCGTTCCCTCGCTGACTGTTGCGCGGCGTACGACATTGAACTCGACGGCGCGCACCGGGCATCCGTTGATGCGGCCGCCACCGCGCGGCTGCTCGGCGCTTACGTCGAGTCGGCGAACGACCCGGAGTTCTGGGGCGGACCCATAATCGAGGCCTTCGACTACCGATGGCCCGGCATGACGCCTCAGGACATTGCCTGGTACCCGCGGCCGGATTCTGCGCACCCGATGACGGCGGCGTCGTTCCTCGCCCGCATGACGCACAGCCTGCCTGACGTGGCCGGCCCCGCCGAGTACGTCGACTACCTGGCCCTGCTCGACCGCTGTCTGCTCGACCGGCACCTCTCCGCGCACGAGGCCGAGGCGTTGGTTCAGTTGGCCGACGAGTTGGGCATCAGCCGGCACAGCTGCGAGGCCCTGCACCTCGAGTACTTCGCCGGGTTGACCCGCATCGCCTGGGAGGACGGCATTCTGACGATGGATGAGATGGCCGACCTTGTCGACGTCGGCAACCTGCTCGATCTGTCCCTCGAAGCGATCTCCGCCGCCCTCGAGGCGCCGACGCCGCTGGCGTCGGAATCACTGGCCGGGGTTGACCCGGCCTCGGCGTTCGCGCTCCAGCCCGGCGACCTCGTCGTGCTGACTGGAGACATGACGCGTCCGCGCGAGGCCTGGGAAGGCGAACTCCTCGCCCGTGGCTTCACCCCGTGGCGCGCCGTGACGAAGAAGGTCAAACTCGTCGTCGCCGCCGACCCCGACTCACTCTCCGGCAAGGCGCGGAAGGCCAGGGACTACGGCATCCCGATCGTTGATGAGGCGGCGCTGGAACGGATGACTCGGAACGGGTGA